One Carya illinoinensis cultivar Pawnee chromosome 5, C.illinoinensisPawnee_v1, whole genome shotgun sequence genomic window, AGCAAAGTGGTTGCTTAGGAGCTTCGAATACCTAGCTGGCTAGCTACGTACACATTTACGTTCAGAATTacagatatacatatatatatatatatactagatagaagtaacgtgcaatgcacgtttatctaatttaatgaaataattattttaaaaaaaggtatatatttcataaaaaaattgatttcaatcaataatttaaagcatatggaaaaaaatgtgaaatctaGCAAATATTTAAGGTAATGATAGTTAAATATAGAATAATAATTACATACTTGtatagattaaaatataaaaatattagttcaaaataaGACATAATCTAATACATATCTATAATATTGATAGTTTTAGCAAAGTTTCGTGTGATGAGTTTAATACAAGCCCAACAAAAACattagttcaaaacataacatagtcCAACACATGTGATAAGTTTAACACAAGCCCAACAAAAACATCAATTCAAAATATGAATCTTTTGCTGTTTTTATTCTGATCCATCATTTTGTGTCATCCTGTACAGCATCAATAGAGACGACATTGAAATTCTTGtaccaattattttataaagtaccaatttcattttttgttttaatgggTTTTGTTATTATACAGAGAAACATATGGGTTGTTATTTCGAGCGTGTGTAGTGATGGATGTAATcagaaatctatttttctttttcttggagTTTATGTAACTGTTTTAATTGTGGgttgttatttttaattgtgGGTTCAAGATTTTCATACACTTCTTTTCCTATGTTAATTTAGCTCtggtttttatcattttagtatgTATCTGCAtctatagctatatatatatattatacttttatTATCTATATTTCTATCTCTgttgtattttctttattctgAAAAAGAGATCCATTTATTCTCAGTAACTCTATTGTAAATGCTCtctatatattttactcatcatccatacactacatatttaataaagaaaaaaataaaataaaaaattatatataatatgtggtgtaaaaataatgaataaaatttttatttgaactacGCGCCAAGTAGTTCATGTCCACGCCAACTGAAATTTGTGTTTTTAGGCAGTAACGAActgaattattatatattatatatatttagaataaatatatttgaattatttcattttattattattattttaaatgaaaaaaatagttaaaatgtataaatttgaattgtgattaaaattatttaataatatagtttatacataattttaaaaattttaatttaattaaataatatttcttaatatgcacaacatattatttatattttttattttttaattttttttatttctctttttttattttttattttagattaagAAATGCAAAGCATGAGAGAAGAGATAAAGTGAAAAGCGTAGTAAGCTTTGACATTTCAAAAGCAGtacattttttctttgatttctctAAGATTCTCTCTGGCTTGATGAAAGATATGCATTTGGGTcagtttctttccttttttttttttttttcattttagattttacgGAAGCAACGCtgtaagtttaatttttttttttggagtctTTTGTTTTGGATGGACATGCAGCGTGAGGGGTTCTTTGGTCTTTTATGGTCATAGACACGTGCACGTGGGTTGTTTTAAAACCCTAGCTAACTTTTTGAGCTTTCGTCCCTTCCCAGCCCCCTTTCATTCGTCCCCCAACCTGATTCCAACAAGATCAACTCATCTCTCACAGCCGATTTCCCCACCCCTCCCACTTGCAGTGCCGATTTCACTACGCCCTCCCTCTCACGCAGTCTTCTCTTTAAATGGGTAAATTTTTGATTTATGCATTTCACATACGAGTTTCTGTTGGATTTTAGGGTTTGatttatggatttatttttgcatttcaTGTGATTTTTAGGATTCTCTCTTCCTTTAATGGTCTAGgggtttgtttttttcttcatacACTTTGATAGGTTGTGCCGTTGAAGTAACGGGCCGGAAACTCCACTAAAGATGGCTTGTTAGTATTTTTTCGTTTTGAAActtgttagtatttttttttttttttgtagggctAGGGTTTCTCAGCTAAGAAATCAGCAATCCTGGAATTAGCCATGGATATGTATTAGAGGGTCGAAAAATACAAGCCCGAGTCTCAGATATGTTTTGCTTCTTCTTATTACTGTTTGGCTCTtggaattatataaatatttatttaatttctagagTTGTGGGTTTATGAGTGACTCCTATAAATTGAGCATGTTGTTTGATCTGGTTTGACTGTGATTACTTCATCTAGTTTGATTGTGATTAGTTCATctggttttttttaattatggggttttatttatttatttgggtatGTTATATGCTGTTGGCTCTTGGAATTATATGGCTTCTTGGGTTAAATGGATTAGGGTCTGTCTTGGGTTTTGGGTCTGTGATTAGTTCATCTGGTTTAACTGctgttccatttttttttttgtagtttttttttaatttttttaatttccaatgACACAACATCATACTACTTCACACTACTTTTCTATTCTTAACCTATTCACTATCAAGATAGCCAACAAAAAcataatacattattattggaacacatttttatttttagatcctCACCCTAGAATGTTTATCTAATTCTGTTTTTGCTCCTAGCTTTAGATATATCACTGACAAAACatcacatttttcttttcttaacttATTCACTGTCAAGATAGCTCACAAAAGAAAGAGTacacttttatttttagatctttgataaatacattattattggaacacatttttatttttagatcctCACCCTAGGATGTTTATCTAATTCTGTTTTTGCTCCTAGCTTTAGATATATCACTGACAAAACatcacatttttcttttcttaacctATTCACTGTCAAGATAGCTCACAAAAGAAAGAGTacacttttatttttagatctttgataaatctgacaatagcaaatgaaagggatcgaaaagtggaagataacaaaataagTAAACCACAAGATAGACTTACAAAGATAAAAATCAGAAATGTAAAACTCTGAAAGTCCCCAACCAAGAAAACCTGAAAAGAAATCACCATTAGAAACGAACAGAAAACATTAAGCACTGCAGGAaacaatgaaaaagaagaagaagaaagaaatgctAGTAGGGTAAGGTaacaatgaaagaaagaagaaagaaaagctagTAGGGTAAAGAAAATAACCCAAGAACTAAATGTGCAGCTCTGAAAGAAAGCACCAAACGACATAAGCAGGGTGAACAAAAATGATCTTCATAGACCCTTTTAAGGTGCAATGGCTTCCTGAACTATCCTCCTAGGAACTCCCATCGCATGCAGCAGACCACTGCAAAACCAATCAACCCACTGGAAAACCACTGCATATGCAGCATCAGACCACTGcatatgcattttttatttcttgcgtTTTATTTGTAGAAAACTGGCAGCATCAGACCACTgtatatgcattttttatttcttgcattttatttatcaggattaactatatatttttttaaaaaaaatttcctgcAGTAATGAATGcagttttatttattcactTATATGTAGATGTAGAACTGACCTCCTAAGGCATGCCATCATATGGATCTTTATCCTGATTAACTAtactttttaatgtttttataattctttatttcttgcatttttatttatcaggattaaatatttgtgattttttcatatgggacttgttttttcttcttaggTAGTGAGCACTGTTTTCTTTGTTGTGATTAATCATATgagatttgtttttcttttacacACTGagcaattttttcttctttatcctGAACGGGcaggatttttttatttgtttttaagattttaattatttttttttatccagattaagaatattttttttaatgatttttgtgATTCCATATGTTACAGATGTAAAAGTCACAATTACCTATACGCATGCAAAACTCACAATTAACTACAGCCATGCACTGACCAACTGAAGGAGGTTCTATACGCATGCACTGATAAGTGACAAGAGGGGACAAGAGCAGGCCTTGGTACCAATGCAACCGGCGTATTTAGACTGCACAACCAATGAATTTAAAGACTTTTGCACGGATGAAATGCACAAATTGAAGCAAAGAGTGAAGACATAAAACACGGAAACGGAATGGGATTGCACTGTTCATTACTGTAGCAGAAGCATAGATGCTttttattatagatagatatatataaatatatacaagttgCGCGCTTCTCCTACAATGACCCGTGAGACCAAGCCATATATATATGCGTGCAGTACCTACTAATTAATCACAACCAAAATATCTGTCTACCTTAATTTGTTGATAGTTGGGCACCCATCTAGCAATCCAagcatattatattaatacaatttgtTTAAGAAGCTAGCACAACAATATCTTCAATGCTTACACACTATTGGGTTTGATTTTTAGATGGatataaaatactaatttcTATGCATCGGATCTCCAATTTTACAGGAGGATGGTTGCTTGTTTTTTCTCATGCTGGAAACATGTACGATCCAAACTACAGGCCTAAAATTCAGCCATGATAATCTGTTTGTTAGGCTGATCTTTTGAATTCCTTCAGGTCtgtatatcttatatatatgttggccGGAGATTCTGCAAATATGTTTGGCTGTCTCCAGGATTTGTACGTGTGCAATGTTAAAGTGGAGAAAATAAGATGCTTTGGTTTTTGTTGCATATGTTCCTGCGCTACAAGAAAATTATCTAGTTGTGGCTAGTTATTTCATGTAAAAATGACTGCCAAAATAGTcgcatataattatttttcttgtaatgccATTTTAAGACCTCTTTTTGCATATGGGTACTGCTACATACTCAGAGGGATGTAGCCCGAGAATCCATTGAATAaggcaatgtttttttttaatttttttcattcattttttttatattcttaaatatatatttttttaaaaaaaatacaacatcactaaaaaaatacttacttaatcactaagtaaaaaaaaaaaaaaacatcgaATTTAGACCCAAAGCATTTTTCTTTGCATATTGTTCTTTTGATTGATTAATACGTGTACTCAGAGAAAGATGAACACACTGGCACTTATTGCAGCAAAAGGCTATATCATTATTTGTCAGTTTTTCCAGCAAAATGCTTATGATGATGTGAAGAAGTCTTCAATATCGAACTTGGCCTTGAAAGGAAACACTAAAAAGAAGGAAATAATGGTgtgaagtaaataaaatattgcgaGTTTGGTTTCAGTTGCGATCTCATTATGTCAATCATGACGAGTAAtattgaaaaagagagaggaattttaattgtaatttcTTGTGCAATCATTGATGTTTCCCACCAACATGAGCATGGCCAAAACTTTTATGATGTCCTCAAAAAGGATATACGACCACTTCATTTTCTATCAACTCCACTTGGTTTGTTGCTGAAGTATCATGTGTGGGGTAAATGGTAGGTGAGGACAACAAGCGCATCATTGAAAGCAGCTAAAAGCTTCTCTCGTCATTGTGTGATTCATTATCACGACCTTCAAAGCACCCCGGGccctttaaaattatattaatttctgTTTGGAAACTAGTAAAATTTGGACCCCAAATCGTTTCCCACGTAATTTCTGCTTTCGGCTACCATTATTATTATGTATGCAGAATGTCAAATGCTGTAAGCAAATTGGACCTTATAAATTAGAGGGGCCTACGTTTGAGTAATTAGTGAGTAAATCATCAGCATAATAGGAGATCAACATCTAGCTCTAGTTACTAAAAATAAAGAAGCCTACAAATTAACAAGTGTGTAAAGTATTAACGCTTGATATAACCAATATTCCTGATCACCCACTCCAAACTCCAATGGTCGTTCACGTTTCTAAGGGTCCAGTAAGCCCACCCAAATGTCACTTGTCGATAAACATCAAGTTGGGCCTTGGCAAATCTTTGGTATTCCTCTTTTGATGCTCCTCTAACTTGCCACTCAGTTACCTATTCACCTGTAACTTGACAACAGCTAAGTCATAGTTAATTATACATCTATATATGtttacttttgatttatttatgtgCAACATATTAATTGCATTGTCTTGGTTTGAGTATTTGTTGTTGAAGAAAGTTGTGTGGATGCAGCaatctgaaaaaataaatgcgACTTTGAGacatgtagaacactttctttaAAGTGATAATTGCTTCCACTCCAAAGAGTTTGCTATCGGGTTACAAGCAATTCATCTCTAGGATACAACAAAGTTACCAACTGCAGATAGCAATTCTGAAGACTTTACTTTAGAGTTTCTCTACAAAATTGTGTAAGTgactgaaaaaatgaaaaaatggaaTCGAATAAATCGTCCCATCATCTATTTATAGAGGATGAAGTGATACTATGTGAAAAATCACAACTCTTAACTTGTGACTTTTCAACTGGTAGTTATAGTTTAAAGGTCATGTTGTTTCATTTAAAGACCAAAGAACATGCCCGGTCAAGTGGTTGGACACCTTTCTCCCAATGGAGGTCTTGGGTTCGAACCACACCTATTTGACATTTCtgttgaaattattttgaagcATTGCACTCATCCAAGTGAGTCTTTTACATAGTGGCCATGCGTGGTGCCTCTTCGGCCTAAAGCATCATGTCTCTTCAGGCTTACCGGTTCAGCCCAAGCATTATGCATGTCCAAGTCCCACACTTGACTTATTCCACAAAGTAAATCAAAGTGCACTTGTGGAGTTTCGAActctttccctttcatttgaaaCAACACATCACTACTACTGAATTAATGCATCTCTTTGAGATAATAGTTCACTAAAATATATAGGTGTGACATTTCtgttgaaattattttgaagcATTGCACTCATCCAAGTGAGTCTTTTACATAGTGGCCATGCGTGGTGCCTCTTCGGCCTAAAGCATCATGTCTCTTCAGGCTTACCGGTTCAGCCCAAGCATTATGCATGTCCAAGTCCCACACTTGACTTATTCCACAAAGTAAATCAAAGTGCACTTGTGGAGTTTCGAACTCTTACCCTTTCATTTGAAACAACACATCACTACTACTGAATTAATGCATCTCTTTGAGATAATAGTtcactaaaatatataatattccacattcaataaattcacatatttaatatcaCAATTTGAAGCATTGCACTCATCCAAGTGAGTCTTTTACACAATGGCCATGCGTGGTGCCTCTTTGGCCTAAGCATCATGTCTCTTCGGGCTTACCGGTTCAGCCCAAGCATTGTGCCTGTCCAAGTCCCACACTTCACTTATTCCACAAAGTAAATCAAAGTGCACTTGTGGAGTTTCAAACTCCTACTCTTTCATTTGAAACAACACATCACTACCACTGAATCAGTGCAAGTGCTTTGCGAGAAGAACCTTAGCAGCAATGGTGATAGCTTCAGCATCAAAGACGCAAGCCTCCCTTACTCTAACCAATATCTCATACTTGAAAGCCCTCTCTCTGTATGTCTTTGCCTCAGACACAGAGTCCATGACCAATATCTTAAAAGGCACACTCTACTCAAGGTATAGGACTTAAGGTATATCCTATACCTTGTGTAGTATAATGACTTGAATGAAAAAtcgattaaaatatattaatcacATCAATCTGTGTGACTAGAGATgaattaatgatgaagaaaaacaTCTCTCTAATTACAATCATTAACGtaagaaaatggatcaaaatttctcataattctcaatatattatatagtctaacTTTTCAAAAAGTATGAGAGATATAAGGAGTAATTTTTAAACTTCTTTTACCCTCATTATTTGTAGCGCTTTGCGTACTGGTCCATTCTCAGGCACACGAAGGCAAAAAGGTACCAATTAGAAAGGTGTCTTTACCCACATAATATATAAGGCTTTCTTTGGTCCATATGATCCATAGCCTTTAGTGACTTGAAACTTCCCTTGAACCTTGCATCTTTCCCTACAAAATCCGCAGTCACCAGCTCCTCTGTCTTCACCTGCACAATTTCAATGTTACAAAGAAAATATGTCATTACTCATTTTCTACTTAGTATGACCCATGACAGGGCAACTAACCTTCAACTTTCTTGCTATATTTCAACACATTGAAAGTTTGCTTATATTTATAAAGTTCGATTTCGTTGACTAATTAATGTGAGAATTGGTATTCCTCCAATGCAAGTGAGGttgtattaataaaatatgagatataatctttttgttttagtttaaataGTCAATGTACGATTTAAAATGTTTGATTACCTTTATAATCTACCCACTTTCTATGAGTTATCCATATTTCCAAGGTGGGGACTGAGGTGTTTCATGTCAAATTTTAACACGAATTTGATACTTGAGACAAAATTAATACCTGCTTTGTGGGTGTGTCTATAAAGAGTACTTACCAAACTACATGAGGATTGAGCAGGTGTTGAGGGTCATAACATTTATagaattgttaaaaaataagtgaGTAGTAGAACTATTTGATCTTTTGCAAAATGTTGTTGATCAATCTCAATAATCGGATTGCTGGCTATGAGTAAaacattttgatttattttttgaagtggGCAGCAAGATAGATTAGTGAATTGGAGTGCTTTATTTTTTCAGAATTCTCACTTTTGCTTTGTGATACACAGTAGGCAAacaaaattacttaaaatataccacataaataaatatatgtagcTGGAAATGATACCAAAATCTAAGATAGGACGTTGCAATATTTCTCTGCGCCCTCCGGTATTTAaatttgctttgttttggaCACTCCAATGTTGTGCCTTCAATTcaatttaagtaattaattatCAGGTAATTTGAGAGTATGGATATAATATGATACTCGAATtatagtgtctaatttattGGTTAAAATGCTATTGAGTGCCAAATATAGTCCAATCCAATATAACAAAGTGGGAAAAAAATGTCTGATACAAACTGAGAATAGCAtcctaactttttcaaataaaactcaATTATAAACACAAAAAGTATCTTTTGTAGTCTACCAAATAGGAGAAGAGTACAGTTATCCACATGCCTGTAAAGACTTGGATGCTAGCTTTTCCTTTAAGAAGTTGATGGCAAAGTTTGACTTGATAGCCAATCTTGACTTGAATTTTCTTGATCACAATCTTTTATCACTCTTTCTGGGGATGATAGGGGAGCTCTAGAAGGTATTTGTAAGTGTTCAACTTCTCCTTCAAGCATTTCTACAACTTTCTTCATAGAAGGACGATTACTAGGATTCGTTTGTATACACCATAATGCGACAATGATCATCTTTCTAACTATCTCTTTGTCCTCTTCAGCAGCACATTCTATTTCAATATCTTTCCCATCATTGAATTGATCATACACCCAGGTAGGAAAGTAAATCTGGCTTGAATGTTCGACAAAAGCATTCAGGTTCTTTCTTTTGCCAACCAATTCCATCAAGAGCattccaaaactataaacatccACTTTGTATGAAATACCTCCAATGTTTTTGTAGAACAATTCAGGAGCCATATAACCCAATGTCCCTCTTGCAGCAGTCAAAGAAATAGTATTGTCTTCTATGGAATACAATTTTGCTAAGCCAAAATCAGAAATCTTAGGGGTGAAATTCTCATCTAGAAGGATGTTATGAGGTTTGATATCGAAATGCAAGATTTGCATGTCACATCCTCGATGCAAATACTCAATCCCACGACCCACTCCTAGAGCAATATTATATGTTTTCTCATTGTCTAGGAAGATACTTTCCTCCgaagaaaaaatgtatttatttagaGATCCTTTGGGCATAAAGTCATATACAAGAGCACGCTTTGATCCATGAACGCAATAACCAATAAGTTGCACCACATTAACATGATGTATCCTTCCAATAGTTGCCACCTCATTGATAAAATCTTGCCCATTTGTGTTTGACTGGCCTAACATTTTTACTGCCACAAGATATCCACTTCGAAGTGTTCCTTTAAATACTGTGCCATATCCTCCTTCACCTAATTTttccttaaaacctttggtcaTCCTCTTAATTTCTGAGAAGGAGTAACTTATTGGCATGAGGTTATTTTGGCTTTGTAGAAATTCTTCAATAGCGTTGTACATGGATAAGTGCCTCCTTCGCcatttatatatcaaaaatgCAATCACAAATGGAGTGCCTAACACGCTAAAAGGCACACGCCAATCTGGAAAGGAAATCACAAAAGTAATTATAAGAAAGGGATCTTATAGTTGTAGTACCAATACTCTACTTGTTGTCAGCATTGTGTTATATTTAATTAGGAGTGCCTAACGcccttttaaattcttttggtTAGGAACAATACTATTTCTGTTTAGTGTCAATTTAATATTATGTCCCGACTATTTTCTTGTTTCGTAGTTTAAGGAACGATTTGCTAAAACAattaaaagagataaaaaagcAAGAGATAAAGATTCTTACCGAGCAAGAATCCAATTATTACTTCCATTACAACTGCAAAAGTtgttacaaaaaatattaatctccattaaaatttagccaagaactgaagtaaaagaattaaatgTACAAACATGCATGCTTAGAATGCATTCATCGTTAGTGAGATCTAAAAGGAATGTTCAGAATGCATTAATCCAACAGTTTGATCAGATCCACGAAGCGAAACGCATCCAATTATACATGCATTATACATCTCATATCTTTCTGATATAGAAAACTCACCAAAAAATATCGATTCTCTTCCTATTAGTTTGAACCGACCtagtttgacaaaaaaaaaaaaaaaacaaaaaaaacaaaaaagagaaaagaaaaacaatgtcAGTACATCAGCATCtgaaatcaacaattaacaATCAAGCCATAATGTTATAGCTGGCTTTTGTTTACACATTATTATAGGTTCGCTGCTTATTGAGTTGGTGGACTCACCCTttatctccaccatttttttagTTAACTTTGATGGTTATAACATTTGGAGCAGATGCCACGTGA contains:
- the LOC122308851 gene encoding LEAF RUST 10 DISEASE-RESISTANCE LOCUS RECEPTOR-LIKE PROTEIN KINASE-like 2.7 isoform X3, whose translation is MTRGMTAFPAGLMVLFIAVLVFLQLLPPASSLNDTHDNYSCVPSSCGNISNISYPFRLKGDPPKCGDTRYELSCDENSHTLLSFNGSRYYVSQINYNNYTIRIVDAGIQEDNYSLTPRYFLNHRYFLNYFGIRDYVEYSTYVHASSTGDYVEYSYSTSVRRQIFEKELSRVVVIVNCEKPVAPSSSFYLVSISTNCSNINNGSGSASNSSLSQYSKRYLYLFVEKYYQNISVMDMEESCMIEQMSLISWPEQINGDSNISYTDLRNVFSSGFELSWFYPIYCGNCSGFCYLGDDNQAHCNPWSVRLAYFTGSWAIGRFKLIGRESIFFVVMEVIIGFLLDWRVPFSVLGTPFVIAFLIYKWRRRHLSMYNAIEEFLQSQNNLMPISYSFSEIKRMTKGFKEKLGEGGYGTVFKGTLRSGYLVAVKMLGQSNTNGQDFINEVATIGRIHHVNVVQLIGYCVHGSKRALVYDFMPKGSLNKYIFSSEESIFLDNEKTYNIALGVGRGIEYLHRGCDMQILHFDIKPHNILLDENFTPKISDFGLAKLYSIEDNTISLTAARGTLGYMAPELFYKNIGGISYKVDVYSFGMLLMELVGKRKNLNAFVEHSSQIYFPTWVYDQFNDGKDIEIECAAEEDKEIVRKMIIVALWCIQTNPSNRPSMKKVVEMLEGEVEHLQIPSRAPLSSPERVIKDCDQENSSQDWLSSQTLPSTS
- the LOC122308851 gene encoding G-type lectin S-receptor-like serine/threonine-protein kinase SD2-5 isoform X1, whose product is MTRGMTAFPAGLMVLFIAVLVFLQLLPPASSLNDTHDNYSCVPSSCGNISNISYPFRLKGDPPKCGDTRYELSCDENSHTLLSFNGSRYYVSQINYNNYTIRIVDAGIQEDNYSLTPRYFLNHRYFLNYFGIRDYVEYSTYVHASSTGDYVEYSYSTSVRRQIFEKELSRVVVIVNCEKPVAPSSSFYLVSISTNCSNINNGSGSASNSSLSQYSKRYLYLFVEKYYQNISVMDMEESCMIEQMSLISWPEQINGDSNISYTDLRNVFSSGFELSWFYPIYCGNCSGFCYLGDDNQAHCNPWSGRFTFATFLQYLSYVRIVVRLAYFTGSWAIGRFKLIGRESIFFVVMEVIIGFLLDWRVPFSVLGTPFVIAFLIYKWRRRHLSMYNAIEEFLQSQNNLMPISYSFSEIKRMTKGFKEKLGEGGYGTVFKGTLRSGYLVAVKMLGQSNTNGQDFINEVATIGRIHHVNVVQLIGYCVHGSKRALVYDFMPKGSLNKYIFSSEESIFLDNEKTYNIALGVGRGIEYLHRGCDMQILHFDIKPHNILLDENFTPKISDFGLAKLYSIEDNTISLTAARGTLGYMAPELFYKNIGGISYKVDVYSFGMLLMELVGKRKNLNAFVEHSSQIYFPTWVYDQFNDGKDIEIECAAEEDKEIVRKMIIVALWCIQTNPSNRPSMKKVVEMLEGEVEHLQIPSRAPLSSPERVIKDCDQENSSQDWLSSQTLPSTS
- the LOC122308851 gene encoding cysteine-rich receptor-like protein kinase 2 isoform X2, with the protein product MTRGMTAFPAGLMVLFIAVLVFLQLLPPASSLNDTHDNYSCVPSSCGNISNISYPFRLKGDPPKCGDTRYELSCDENSHTLLSFNGSRYYVSQINYNNYTIRIVDAGIQEDNYSLTPRYFLNHRYFLNYFGIRDYVEYSTYVHASSTGDYVEYSYSTSVRRQIFEKELSRVVVIVNCEKPVAPSSSFYLVSISTNCSNINNGSGSASNSSLSQYSKRYLYLFVEKYYQNISVMDMEESCMIEQMSLISWPEQINGDSNISYTDLRNVFSSGFELSWFYPIYCGNCSGFCYLGDDNQAHCNPWSGRFTFATFLQYLSYVRIVVRLAYFTGSWAIVVMEVIIGFLLDWRVPFSVLGTPFVIAFLIYKWRRRHLSMYNAIEEFLQSQNNLMPISYSFSEIKRMTKGFKEKLGEGGYGTVFKGTLRSGYLVAVKMLGQSNTNGQDFINEVATIGRIHHVNVVQLIGYCVHGSKRALVYDFMPKGSLNKYIFSSEESIFLDNEKTYNIALGVGRGIEYLHRGCDMQILHFDIKPHNILLDENFTPKISDFGLAKLYSIEDNTISLTAARGTLGYMAPELFYKNIGGISYKVDVYSFGMLLMELVGKRKNLNAFVEHSSQIYFPTWVYDQFNDGKDIEIECAAEEDKEIVRKMIIVALWCIQTNPSNRPSMKKVVEMLEGEVEHLQIPSRAPLSSPERVIKDCDQENSSQDWLSSQTLPSTS
- the LOC122308851 gene encoding LEAF RUST 10 DISEASE-RESISTANCE LOCUS RECEPTOR-LIKE PROTEIN KINASE-like 2.2 isoform X4, which translates into the protein MTRGMTAFPAGLMVLFIAVLVFLQLLPPASSLNDTHDNYSCVPSSCGNISNISYPFRLKGDPPKCGDTRYELSCDENSHTLLSFNGSRYYVSQINYNNYTIRIVDAGIQEDNYSLTPRYFLNHRYFLNYFGIRDYVEYSTYVHASSTGDYVEYSYSTSVRRQIFEKELSRVVVIVNCEKPVAPSSSFYLVSISTNCSNINNGSGSASNSSLSQYSKRYLYLFVEKYYQNISVMDMEESCMIEQMSLISWPEQINGDSNISYTDLRNVFSSGFELSWFYPIYCGNCSGFCYLGDDNQAHCNPWSVRLAYFTGSWAIVVMEVIIGFLLDWRVPFSVLGTPFVIAFLIYKWRRRHLSMYNAIEEFLQSQNNLMPISYSFSEIKRMTKGFKEKLGEGGYGTVFKGTLRSGYLVAVKMLGQSNTNGQDFINEVATIGRIHHVNVVQLIGYCVHGSKRALVYDFMPKGSLNKYIFSSEESIFLDNEKTYNIALGVGRGIEYLHRGCDMQILHFDIKPHNILLDENFTPKISDFGLAKLYSIEDNTISLTAARGTLGYMAPELFYKNIGGISYKVDVYSFGMLLMELVGKRKNLNAFVEHSSQIYFPTWVYDQFNDGKDIEIECAAEEDKEIVRKMIIVALWCIQTNPSNRPSMKKVVEMLEGEVEHLQIPSRAPLSSPERVIKDCDQENSSQDWLSSQTLPSTS